In Camelina sativa cultivar DH55 chromosome 17, Cs, whole genome shotgun sequence, the genomic stretch GAGTGTGGCAAGCTCCTTTGTATGAGATAACACTTAATTTTAATCTACATTGTGATAGTAATGAAGGTTTTGCTCTCTTTCTAATTCATTTGCTAAATCTTATTTGAATCTCATGAATTTGATGGTTTGATTGGTCTTATGTGGTCTTATTAGGTTGCTTAATTGACAAATGCAATGAAAAGAGAGTGTTTCAAGTGTTCAATAACCTAGTAGTGAACGAGAACGGAGAAGAAGTTGAAGCTGAGTTTTCCAACCGGAGATTTATAATGCCTAGAAAGAGTTGCTTCTACATGGTTTGTGAATTTTCCTTTATGATTCTTTATAAAAGATGAGTATTTTTAGTTGATGATGTGTGGAATGGTTCTTCtgattttacatttcttttttcccatGTTGCTTTGAAGTCTGATTTACTGCACATCCGAAACCTCGTTCCTGGTAACTTTTGTACTATACTTCCAGAATAGAGATTTTGCTTAAAGCTGAGCTTTAGTGTATTCTGCCTCCGATTGATTGGTCCTAAGTCATTTGTTACAAGATCAGTTATGATCATATCGGTAGGAGATTGATCATAGTGATGTGTTTAATCTTATTGAGGTCATACATGCAGCTAAACCTGCTGAAGGCTATAATCTTATAGTTATTGATCCACCATGGGAAAATGCAAGCGCTCATCAGAAATCAAAGTTTGTTACTGACTTGAAGTTTTCCTGTGAATAAGAAACTTTTGTATCAGAATGTTTCCTGAGCCATGTTTCTTGGTTCTTTGTTTTAGGTATCCTACTTTACCAAACAGATACTTCTTATCCCTCCCGATCAAGCAGCTTGCTCATGCTGAAGGAGCTCTCGTGGCTTTGTGGGTGACCAATAGAGAGAAATTACTTAACTTTGTTGAGAAAGAGCTATTCCCTGCGTGGGGAGTTAAGTATGTTGCTACAATGTATTGGTTAAAGGTGAGAGAGCGAGCATCTTTCACCTCTCAAGCCCCATCTTGGTTTCTTCTGAGTTGCATTCATGACTCGACTATGTTAATGTTTCAGGTGAAACCAGATTGTACATTGATTTGCGATCTGGACCTGGTCCATCATAAACCTTACGAGTACCTTCTACTAGGCTACCGCTTTACCGAAGTAAGTCAATTCTTGTCTTTGTTAGTTGAATAATCTGTGAAAGGAACTTTTGCTTGAACAGCCatgtggatatatatatatatgtatatgtctCATAGCTTGCAGGATCAGAACATAGGTCAGATTTTAAACTCTTGGATAAGAACCAGATAATCATAAGCATCCCTGGTGATTTTTCGAGGAAACCCCCACTTGGAGgtattcttattttattcatCAACAACTCTATTTTGTGATTGGCTTCATTAAATTCAAGAGCACAATGCAACTTGCTCAAATTCTTTCTGTACAGCTCCctgatttaataaatttttaattggatttttttgtaGAGATACTCATGAAACACGTCCCCGGGTCTCAACCTGCTCGGTGCCTTGAGCTATTTGCTAGGGAAATGGCTGCCGGATGGACCTCTTGGGGAAATGAACCGCTTCACTTCCAGGACTTGAGATACTTTTTGAAAGATAAATTAGTGCATCATTAAGTTGTAGCCAGTGTTCGTGGCCAAACTTCATTTTTGATTTGAGGACAGTGGGAGAGAACTCTTGGATAGGACTAGAAGGTTTGATTTGTGAAACGGCTACGTTTTAAGAAACAAACGCTTAAAGTCAGACGAGAAGCTTGAAACAACTACTGTTAGATTACTGTCTCAGAAGTCAGAACTGTACTATCAATTTAGTAactttttttcccccttttacaGATGCTTCAggaaaaaatttataatattatcagCAGTTCAGTACTATACAGTATAT encodes the following:
- the LOC104756277 gene encoding methyltransferase-like protein 2 isoform X2, giving the protein MAKTEKLAQFLDSGIYESDDSNWFFLDPVRIINRSYTKFRVSPSAYYTRFFNPKHLNPQLNDPNPKKRKRKQKDPTFQLPNAGEQASNLRHQDARLFLSKALESFLGETELLSLTKALSDDDGYSLLTKCCDDGLSFVELGGVWQAPLYEITLNFNLHCDSNEGCLIDKCNEKRVFQVFNNLVVNENGEEVEAEFSNRRFIMPRKSCFYMSDLLHIRNLVPAKPAEGYNLIVIDPPWENASAHQKSKYPTLPNRYFLSLPIKQLAHAEGALVALWVTNREKLLNFVEKELFPAWGVKYVATMYWLKVKPDCTLICDLDLVHHKPYEYLLLGYRFTEDQNIGQILNSWIRTR
- the LOC104756277 gene encoding methyltransferase-like protein 2 isoform X1, with product MAKTEKLAQFLDSGIYESDDSNWFFLDPVRIINRSYTKFRVSPSAYYTRFFNPKHLNPQLNDPNPKKRKRKQKDPTFQLPNAGEQASNLRHQDARLFLSKALESFLGETELLSLTKALSDDDGYSLLTKCCDDGLSFVELGGVWQAPLYEITLNFNLHCDSNEGCLIDKCNEKRVFQVFNNLVVNENGEEVEAEFSNRRFIMPRKSCFYMSDLLHIRNLVPAKPAEGYNLIVIDPPWENASAHQKSKYPTLPNRYFLSLPIKQLAHAEGALVALWVTNREKLLNFVEKELFPAWGVKYVATMYWLKVKPDCTLICDLDLVHHKPYEYLLLGYRFTELAGSEHRSDFKLLDKNQIIISIPGDFSRKPPLGEILMKHVPGSQPARCLELFAREMAAGWTSWGNEPLHFQDLRYFLKDKLVHH